In Aequorivita sp. H23M31, a single window of DNA contains:
- the porW gene encoding type IX secretion system periplasmic lipoprotein PorW/SprE codes for MKSIYKITFFLLAVIFLAACSRKKNTFLSRNYQAVTTEYNTLYNGDVAYQNGKQQLAQSFYDNFWEILPVERIYVEDTEAKAPGASKNGDFNRAEEKAAKAIQKHSMYIDGQEYNPQIDEAYMLLGKARYYDGRFIPALDAFNFILDRFPTSNSIDIAKIWKAKTNIRLNNEEFAIENLKKMFDQADLEEEVISDGAAMMAQAYINLDSLPQALDYIKLALANTKDKELLGRYTFIEGQLYNRLEEKDSANLAFDRVIEMNRKTSRSYLINAHIEKAKNFDYDQGDRIAFLELLQDLEKDRENRPYLDRIYNQIGAYYQSTDSLPAAIKYYNKSIKSFKQDRTLQSKNYNTLAEINFDAAEYKNAGAYYDSTLTYLPEKTREWRRIKKKRENLDDVIKYEDIAISHDSILKLTKMTEAEKLAYFTDYTTKLKEKAVADSLEAVKNERKIADNEFYKKDKKSSPEKGSKFYFYNPTTVAYGKGEFRKIWGERRLEDNWRLSSKQSSLESFDHDETMEETPIAENERFDPETYIARIPTDEKVIDSLTKDRDMAYYQLGLIYKEKFKEYNLAANRLEKLLTYNPEDRLVVPAEYNLYKIYEILERPADAEKYKNDIINNHPETRYAEILRNPNSQLPTDESSPEFKYKQLYKKFEASKYAEVIEQSDEYITIYNGTEIVPKLELLKATALAREQGFEAYKKALNFVALNYPNSEEGKQAQDIYTNVLPTLAFTDFVGDEDDDNWKLVYKFNSDQIEDAQKLKDLLDKAIQELHYTNMTTSLDYYTPDTRFVIVHGLNSKMGAQGLGEILKERKGYKIKKPFFEISRPNYKIIQIHKNLDSYLNKEETP; via the coding sequence ATGAAGAGCATATATAAAATTACCTTCTTTCTTTTGGCTGTTATTTTCTTGGCCGCCTGTTCGCGCAAAAAGAATACTTTCTTAAGCCGCAATTACCAGGCAGTTACAACAGAATACAACACCCTTTATAATGGCGATGTTGCCTACCAGAATGGAAAACAACAATTGGCCCAAAGTTTCTACGATAATTTTTGGGAAATTCTCCCGGTAGAACGTATTTATGTTGAAGATACCGAGGCAAAAGCACCGGGAGCTTCCAAAAATGGTGACTTTAACCGTGCCGAGGAAAAAGCAGCGAAGGCTATCCAAAAACATTCCATGTACATTGATGGCCAAGAATATAATCCTCAGATAGACGAGGCTTATATGTTGTTGGGAAAGGCCCGCTATTATGACGGACGTTTTATACCAGCGCTGGACGCGTTTAACTTTATTCTGGACCGATTTCCTACCAGCAACAGTATCGATATAGCGAAGATATGGAAGGCCAAAACTAATATCCGTTTGAACAACGAGGAATTCGCAATTGAAAACTTGAAAAAAATGTTCGACCAAGCAGATTTGGAGGAGGAAGTTATTTCCGATGGCGCCGCAATGATGGCCCAGGCCTATATAAATCTGGATTCTTTGCCACAAGCCTTGGATTATATTAAACTCGCACTTGCAAATACCAAGGACAAGGAGTTATTAGGCCGCTATACTTTTATAGAAGGTCAGTTATACAATCGTTTGGAGGAGAAGGACAGTGCAAACTTGGCTTTCGATAGGGTAATTGAAATGAACCGAAAAACTTCTCGCTCCTATCTAATAAATGCCCATATAGAAAAAGCGAAGAATTTTGATTACGACCAAGGAGATCGAATTGCATTTTTGGAACTACTCCAAGATTTGGAAAAGGATAGAGAAAACCGTCCTTACCTTGATAGAATTTACAATCAAATTGGTGCGTATTACCAAAGTACCGATAGTCTGCCAGCTGCCATAAAGTACTATAACAAATCTATTAAGTCGTTTAAACAGGATCGCACTTTACAATCCAAAAACTACAACACCTTGGCAGAAATCAATTTTGACGCTGCTGAGTATAAAAATGCCGGAGCCTACTATGATAGTACGCTAACCTATCTACCAGAAAAAACCAGAGAATGGCGCCGGATTAAAAAGAAGCGTGAAAACCTTGATGATGTTATTAAATATGAAGATATCGCCATTTCGCACGACAGCATCCTGAAATTGACCAAGATGACCGAAGCTGAAAAACTCGCGTATTTTACAGATTATACCACAAAATTAAAAGAAAAAGCAGTTGCGGATTCCTTGGAAGCAGTTAAGAATGAGCGAAAAATTGCTGATAACGAATTTTATAAAAAAGACAAGAAATCATCCCCTGAAAAAGGTAGCAAATTTTATTTCTATAACCCAACGACGGTTGCTTATGGAAAAGGAGAGTTCCGAAAAATCTGGGGAGAGAGAAGGCTTGAAGATAACTGGAGACTTTCTAGCAAACAATCCTCTTTAGAATCTTTTGATCATGACGAAACAATGGAAGAAACACCAATAGCTGAAAATGAGCGTTTTGATCCTGAAACTTATATCGCGAGAATTCCAACGGACGAAAAAGTTATCGATAGTCTAACGAAAGACCGCGATATGGCTTACTATCAATTGGGACTGATTTACAAGGAAAAATTTAAAGAATATAATCTGGCCGCAAATAGGTTGGAAAAACTGCTTACTTATAACCCAGAAGACCGTTTGGTGGTACCGGCTGAATACAATCTTTACAAAATCTATGAAATTCTTGAGCGTCCTGCTGATGCGGAAAAATATAAGAATGATATAATTAATAATCATCCTGAAACCCGTTATGCGGAAATCCTTCGGAATCCAAACTCACAGTTGCCAACGGATGAATCCAGTCCTGAATTTAAGTACAAACAACTGTACAAAAAGTTTGAAGCTTCTAAATATGCCGAGGTAATTGAGCAAAGTGATGAATATATTACCATTTATAATGGCACGGAGATAGTCCCAAAACTTGAACTTCTTAAAGCAACCGCGCTGGCAAGAGAACAAGGTTTTGAAGCCTATAAGAAAGCCTTAAATTTTGTTGCTCTTAACTATCCAAATAGTGAAGAAGGAAAGCAAGCACAAGATATTTATACCAACGTTTTACCTACACTCGCATTTACTGATTTTGTTGGCGATGAAGATGACGATAACTGGAAGTTAGTCTACAAATTCAATAGCGATCAAATTGAAGACGCACAGAAGTTGAAAGACTTGCTAGATAAAGCTATTCAAGAGCTTCACTATACAAATATGACAACCTCGCTGGACTATTATACGCCTGATACGCGATTTGTTATTGTCCACGGACTCAATTCCAAGATGGGAGCTCAGGGATTGGGGGAAATACTTAAGGAACGTAAAGGATATAAAATTAAGAAACCATTTTTTGAGATTTCCAGACCTAATTATAAAATAATACAAATCCATAAAAACTTGGATAGTTATTTGAATAAAGAAGAAACACCTTAA
- a CDS encoding bactofilin family protein: MFSDKKKEKKKDLEPSATQNRINEGTKLKGDISSTGFFRIDGSVEGNVKTPSKVVLGKMGVIVGTLICDSADIEGKFEGNLQVTGTLTLRSTAIINGDVIVGKLAVEQGATLNASCVMQNGTSKPNTESLNISKENEPSGNYPFDRQQRVKKSTSETQEANR, translated from the coding sequence ATGTTTTCAGATAAGAAGAAAGAAAAGAAAAAAGATTTAGAGCCAAGCGCAACGCAGAACAGGATCAATGAGGGCACTAAATTAAAAGGCGATATTTCCTCTACTGGATTTTTTAGAATAGACGGATCGGTTGAAGGCAATGTTAAAACTCCTTCGAAGGTTGTCCTGGGAAAAATGGGCGTAATCGTTGGCACTTTAATTTGCGATAGTGCAGATATCGAAGGAAAATTTGAAGGAAACCTGCAGGTAACGGGAACTCTAACACTTCGTTCTACCGCCATAATAAATGGAGATGTAATTGTAGGTAAACTTGCCGTTGAACAAGGGGCTACTTTAAATGCTTCTTGCGTAATGCAAAATGGAACAAGTAAACCAAATACTGAAAGCCTCAACATTTCAAAAGAAAATGAGCCTAGTGGAAACTATCCCTTCGACCGACAACAACGCGTTAAAAAATCCACTTCCGAAACTCAGGAAGCGAATCGCTAG